The Scheffersomyces stipitis CBS 6054 chromosome 5, complete sequence genome contains the following window.
ATGTCAGCAATCCACTTCTGGAAGTATTGAGGATTCAAAATAGGACTCTCTAATTCTTCGATATGGTGGTACGAAGGCTTGACAATAATGACAGGAACTAACGCACATTCTAAAAAATGTTTGGAAAACGACTGCTTCGACAAAAATGACCGATGATTTGTCTCCTTACCATCATAATGATGCGTTCCTATGCACATCATAGCAGGTCTATATTCGTCGAtagccttcttcaagagcttctGTGGCTTCCCGATCACTACTTCGTACACAAGTGatactttcttcaatctgCTGTTGATGGCATCGATCTTGGCGAGTGCTCTGTTAGCCCGTTCCATGTCAACAGCATGGTGGGTTTTCTCATCTAAAACCTGGAGTACTACAATTGAATCACCATTAATTACCATTTCTTCGAAGAGCCACTCGATAGCCCTCAATGATTCAGTATCGTTGTTGAAACCAGTTAAGAATGTCTTGTTATTCCTCCTGAATCTGTACTGCGGATGTTTAAGTTTGAAGATGAGCGACTTTCGATGCTCATTCCTCGAAGTGTCGAACGAAACTCCACGTTCAAAAGACTGCAACCGGTTCAAATTGGGTCGCCCTGGTTTGGTGGGCGTAGAAGCTCTAGTATTTAATGAAGATTGTGAAGCAGTAGGTAATAATAAACTGGGAAGCGACTGGAAGTCCAATGGAATAGGGGCTATTACAGGCGATAACGTGGGTGTTACACTTCCAGAAACTAGTGGTGATTTGATGGAGTCTGAATCATAATCGTCATAATATAGTCTACCTAAAAGATCAGCAGAGTTGTTCTGCTGTTTATATAAATCAATCGTATCTTCGCTCTGATGATATAAGAGAGCATTCAACTTGGTATTATGTTCagtttcatcttcaatttcaatgaGAGGAACCGATTTGCGTCTCTCTTTGAGTTCGCCTTCGCTATCATTAACATTAAATTGATCGCTGttgttttcattttccGAGCTGTCTTCGTCTTTTCCTTTCGGTCCGTCTTTCAggttttctttcaaattttcttcttcgttatCGTTGTTCTTGGTTTCGTCCACTTTGACATTGactccatcatctttgacTTCGTGGCTACTTCTGCCTTGAGTGTATCTATTAGGAAGGGTAGGGTTATAATATCCCAAGGGTCCCTTGTGAACGCCAACCATCTCAACAGTGATAGCAAATAACAGTTGAAAAACAAAATAATGTTAAGTTGAAGACCTACGTGAAAACTAATAACTCCTATGGGCTTTATCTGTTACATTGTTCTGGAAGCTTGGCCAAAAAGCACGGGCTTCTTGCCTCAGCGGCTCCTAAGGAAAAGCCGTACAAGGTTGCATTCCCCGGGCCTGTATACaatcttcatttctttatCGCTGGAAGTACCAAGCGTTCTATATATGCAAATGTTATTATTTTGTTGGTGTCTATAAATGATGCAAATTACGCTGTTTTCGTTAGTGTCCACATGAATGGAATATTAATATGGTATCAGAGTCGACTCTGATAAAGAATCTCTTTTCTGGATTTTTGTTCTGGACCTCCTCATCTCACCCCCTTCATTTTATAATTTTTTCGAAGCAACTGTCTTGCGAcgtttcatttcttgaGTTCTGCTATTTTCCAGTTTTCAGGAGGATGTTTCTTTGTCCACTTTTATAGTTTCATCATTCTCAACTCCTTTACTCTTAGTAGGCAACCGGTGGTTAACCTGAAAGCATGAAGCTATCAAGCATAACCCTCCGAATCCAGCACTTACGTGGAAAACATTTCTGATTGCACCCATAATCTCGTTTTTGATGAAGTACTGCGCAGCCAGAGATAATTGATTGAGAATCGTGGTGTTAGACAAAATTTCCGACAACTCTATAGAACTGAGTTCCTGAGCCAAGGCAGGATCAGTGATATTACTTAGGGCATGTGTCAATTTACTTTTGAGCGATTCATTGTACGTAAGCGTAGCCAAATCAGCAGCGACAGCCCCACAAAGTGTCCTAAGGAAGTTGTAGTATGTAGTAGCCATAATTGTACTTCCAGCAGTCTTGGGAGCagaaacttgaacaagcaTAACTGTCGACTGGACTTGCATACCCGTAGATAAGCCAGGTAAAATAAGCAAACCAATAATCTTTGCTAAATTCGAGTCCACATCCAACAAATACAAGATGGAATTTCCCACGAGTCCACAAGCGGCTGCAAATATAGAAAATGGCTTGATAAATTTGGTCTTCTGGATAAGTAGTGATCCTCCGATTGAACTTATCACAGAGGAAATAATCAACGGCAAGAGATGAAGTCCAGATTCCCAAGCATTCCAGCCGTGTATAACCTGAAAGTAGACTGAAATATAAATCTGGTTAGAGAAAAAGTAGCCAAACATGGCACATCCTGTCAAAACCGAAGCTTCCACTTGCCATGATTTAGCCACATCAACCGGAATTAGTGGATATTTTGAGTAATTGAAGttccaaatcaagaacGCAATAAGTAGGAGACCCCCTACGGTCAAGCAGACAATAACGGGAGCAGATTTCCAATCAAATTCTTGGTTGGACCCAAAACTGAGCCCAAGTAGAATCAATACTGCGGCACCGCAAACAAGTAATGTTCCTACGTaatccaacaacttcaactttttcaataaCTTCCCTTTTGGCTTTGGCggattgaagaaaagttgcAAGTATACAAAAGCTGCTCCTCCAATAGGGATATTGAAATAGAAGCACCATCTCCAACTAACTCTTGAAAGCGCCCCTCCTATCAAGGGACCAATAATTGAAGCTGTTGTACCTGTCATAGACATTAACATCATCCCGTAGGTACGATATTGGATAGGAAGTACTTCACTCAATACGACAAACACAGAAGCCTGGATTCCTCCAGCACCTACACCAGCCAATACCCTTCCACCAATCAACATATCCATGCTGTTGGATAAAGCACAAAGTAGAGTACCTGCTTCAAAAAATATCAACGATATGCTCAATGTCAACTTTCTACCAATAAGAATTGAGAGTTTGCCCCATGTTTGCGTTAGCACAGCTATTGCCAAAAGATATCCCGAAGTGATCCAGTTGATTTTGCCGACCCCGTCAAATTTGTTACCGACTTCGGTAAGAATTATGAGAATGATTGTCTGGCTTATAGACATAATGAACAAACTGAGCAAAAGTGCAACCACACATAGAGCTAGTCTGTATCCATGGAGATATTGGTCCTCTCGTCTTGTTCCATCTCCGGCAttactttcttcaaatacttcCTCCTTGCCATTTTCTACACTAACAGGGATACT
Protein-coding sequences here:
- a CDS encoding predicted protein yields the protein EIEDETEHNTKLNALLYHQSEDTIDLYKQQNNSADLLGRLYYDDYDSDSIKSPLVSGSVTPTLSPVIAPIPLDFQSLPRRPNLNRLQSFERGVSFDTSRNEHRKSLIFKLKHPQYRFRRNNKTFLTGFNNDTESLRAIEWLFEEMVINGDSIVVLQVLDEKTHHAVDMERANRALAKIDAINSRLKKVSLVYEVVIGKPQKLLKKAIDEYRPAMMCIGTHHYDGKETNHRSFLSKQSFSKHFLECALVPVIIVKPSYHHIEELESPILNPQYFQKWIADIDISGTYTKKRTKPSIISPTNSRNSSYTNLAGDEERGRNSGSASPSVSDSERSRSRSTSKSRGFRGFFSHH
- the MDR6 gene encoding multidrug-resistance transporter; its protein translation is KEEVFEESNAGDGTRREDQYLHGYRLALCVVALLLSLFIMSISQTIILIILTEVGNKFDGVGKINWITSGYLLAIAVLTQTWGKLSILIGRKLTLSISLIFFEAGTLLCALSNSMDMLIGGRVLAGVGAGGIQASVFVVLSEVLPIQYRTYGMMLMSMTGTTASIIGPLIGGALSRVSWRWCFYFNIPIGGAAFVYLQLFFNPPKPKGKLLKKLKLLDYVGTLLVCGAAVLILLGLSFGSNQEFDWKSAPVIVCLTVGGLLLIAFLIWNFNYSKYPLIPVDVAKSWQVEASVLTGCAMFGYFFSNQIYISVYFQVIHGWNAWESGLHLLPLIISSVISSIGGSLLIQKTKFIKPFSIFAAACGLVGNSILYLLDVDSNLAKIIGLLILPGLSTGMQVQSTVMLVQVSAPKTAGSTIMATTYYNFLRTLCGAVAADLATLTYNESLKSKLTHALSNITDPALAQELSSIELSEILSNTTILNQLSSAAQYFIKNEIMGAIRNVFHVSAGFGGLCLIASCFQVNHRLP